Proteins encoded by one window of Corallococcus exiguus:
- a CDS encoding amidohydrolase family protein: protein MDVLIVTHVVGRRGHGAVLEELGREGLLGEDNEYIHVSGLEGDAPWKWMKDTEGGISIAAPIEMTMRHGMPPLEKVLAFGLQPSLSVDVECTMTADFFTQMRTVYTLQRALVNERALRGEKDLPPMLTCRDVLRFATVEGARAAHLSKRVGTLTPGKEADLILLRTDALNVAPLNNALGAVVTLLEQSNVDTVIVAGQVRKWRGALVGVDLAGLRQRVTASRDFLFETSGVPRRLF, encoded by the coding sequence GTGGACGTGCTCATCGTGACGCACGTGGTGGGCCGCCGGGGACATGGCGCCGTCCTGGAAGAACTGGGCCGTGAAGGGCTTCTGGGCGAGGACAATGAATACATCCACGTCTCCGGCCTGGAAGGAGATGCGCCGTGGAAGTGGATGAAGGACACAGAGGGAGGGATCTCCATCGCGGCGCCCATCGAGATGACGATGCGGCACGGGATGCCCCCGCTGGAGAAGGTGCTGGCCTTCGGGCTCCAGCCGTCGCTCAGCGTGGATGTGGAGTGCACGATGACCGCGGACTTCTTCACGCAGATGCGGACGGTCTACACGCTGCAGCGAGCGCTGGTGAACGAGCGGGCCCTGCGCGGAGAGAAGGACCTGCCGCCCATGCTCACCTGCCGCGACGTCCTGCGCTTCGCCACGGTGGAGGGCGCGAGGGCAGCGCACTTGTCGAAGCGGGTGGGCACGCTCACGCCGGGCAAGGAAGCGGACCTGATTCTCTTGAGGACGGACGCGCTCAACGTGGCCCCGCTCAACAACGCACTGGGCGCCGTGGTGACGCTCCTGGAGCAGAGCAACGTGGACACCGTCATCGTGGCTGGACAGGTCCGCAAGTGGCGGGGTGCGCTGGTGGGCGTGGACCTGGCGGGCCTGCGTCAGCGTGTCACCGCGTCCCGGGACTTCCTGTTCGAAACATCCG
- a CDS encoding amidohydrolase family protein, whose amino-acid sequence MTGIGGMCEAHRGVGLTRRRALFAGALLLGSGCLRRGTVPAREVLPSDTGKADRRYLVKGGVVMSMSPAVGDFARADVLVEGRRIVEAGPDVKAPDAAVIDAADCIVMPGVIDTHHHQFETALRGALAEGLVTDDDRAPGERNYFEEIIGKLTPAYRSEDVYASVLLGSLSQLDAGVTTVVDTSQVIHTPEHSDALVQALKDAGRRAVFAFGTGKKGNRVPEGPAPAEATALRVR is encoded by the coding sequence ATGACTGGGATCGGCGGGATGTGTGAGGCGCATCGTGGAGTGGGGCTGACGCGCAGGAGAGCGCTGTTCGCGGGGGCCCTGCTGCTGGGCTCGGGATGTCTTCGACGGGGGACGGTGCCTGCTCGCGAAGTGCTGCCTTCGGACACGGGGAAGGCGGACCGCCGCTACCTGGTGAAGGGCGGCGTGGTGATGAGCATGTCCCCGGCGGTGGGGGACTTCGCCCGCGCGGACGTGCTGGTGGAGGGGCGGCGCATCGTGGAGGCGGGGCCGGACGTGAAGGCGCCGGACGCGGCGGTCATCGACGCGGCGGACTGCATCGTGATGCCGGGCGTCATCGACACGCACCACCACCAGTTCGAGACGGCGCTGCGAGGCGCACTGGCGGAAGGGCTGGTGACGGATGACGACCGCGCGCCCGGGGAGCGGAACTACTTCGAGGAGATCATCGGCAAGCTGACGCCCGCGTACCGTTCGGAGGACGTGTATGCCTCCGTGCTGCTGGGATCGCTCAGCCAACTGGACGCAGGCGTCACCACGGTGGTGGACACGTCGCAGGTGATCCACACGCCGGAGCACTCGGACGCGCTGGTGCAGGCTTTGAAGGACGCCGGGCGGCGGGCGGTGTTCGCGTTCGGCACGGGCAAGAAGGGCAACCGCGTACCCGAAGGACCTGCCCCGGCTGAAGCAACAGCACTTCGCGTCCGGTGA
- the dnaA gene encoding chromosomal replication initiator protein DnaA, whose amino-acid sequence MNALAQAPSPSLPSAGVIWTRTLEAIRQEGLHYALTWLERMRPMEVRENALVLGVPDRFFRDWVDDHYRAMLETHLARLEPSLGRVAYEVVVGIPPSADLPPTPIVKVNSLRPARLNPRFTFDTYVVADSNQLPAAAAQAVAHRPGHNYNPLYIYGGTGLGKTHLLQAVGNHIWEKDPTQRIVYLSSEQFTNEYVESVREHRMTDFRRKFREECDVLLIDDIQFLGKREETQKEFFYTFETLFGLNKAIVLTSDMVPAEVPGMEDRLRSRFAMGLMADIREPSYETRVAILQKKAEQEGLDLPDPVAHFIAKHVQKNVRELEGALVKLSAMHSLTKQPVTEEFASQVLRDILPAQRAVDVDAIQREVARFYKVTVEALKEDRRHKALAHARQVAMYLSRKLTKSSFPEIASRFNKDHSTVISAVRKVEGLRETDAAVHRDLSELETKLGGM is encoded by the coding sequence GTGAACGCCCTCGCCCAAGCCCCTTCGCCTTCGCTTCCCAGTGCCGGCGTCATCTGGACCCGCACGCTGGAAGCCATCCGTCAGGAGGGGCTGCACTACGCCCTCACCTGGCTGGAGCGGATGCGCCCCATGGAGGTGCGCGAGAACGCCTTGGTCCTGGGCGTGCCGGACCGCTTCTTCCGCGACTGGGTGGATGACCACTACCGCGCCATGCTGGAGACGCACCTGGCCCGGCTGGAGCCGTCCCTGGGCCGCGTCGCCTATGAGGTCGTCGTCGGCATCCCGCCGTCCGCGGACCTGCCGCCCACGCCCATCGTCAAGGTGAACTCGCTGCGGCCCGCGCGGCTCAACCCGCGCTTCACCTTCGACACCTACGTCGTCGCGGACAGCAACCAGCTCCCCGCCGCCGCCGCGCAGGCCGTGGCCCACCGGCCGGGCCACAACTACAACCCGCTCTACATCTACGGCGGCACCGGCCTGGGCAAGACACACCTGCTCCAGGCGGTGGGCAATCACATCTGGGAGAAGGACCCCACCCAGCGCATCGTCTACCTCTCCAGCGAGCAGTTCACGAACGAGTACGTGGAGAGCGTGCGCGAGCACCGCATGACGGACTTCCGCCGGAAGTTCCGCGAAGAGTGCGACGTGCTGCTCATCGACGACATCCAGTTCCTGGGCAAGCGCGAGGAGACGCAGAAGGAGTTCTTCTACACCTTCGAGACGCTCTTCGGCCTCAACAAGGCCATCGTGCTCACCAGCGACATGGTGCCCGCGGAAGTGCCCGGCATGGAGGACCGCCTGCGCAGCCGCTTCGCCATGGGCTTGATGGCGGACATCCGCGAGCCCTCCTATGAGACGCGCGTCGCCATCCTCCAGAAGAAGGCGGAGCAGGAGGGCCTCGACCTGCCGGACCCCGTGGCGCACTTCATCGCCAAGCACGTGCAGAAGAACGTGCGTGAACTGGAAGGCGCGCTCGTGAAGCTGTCCGCGATGCACAGCCTCACCAAGCAGCCGGTGACGGAGGAGTTCGCGTCCCAGGTGCTGCGCGACATCCTGCCCGCGCAGCGCGCCGTGGACGTGGACGCCATCCAGCGCGAGGTGGCCCGCTTCTACAAGGTGACGGTCGAAGCGCTGAAGGAGGACCGGCGCCACAAGGCGCTCGCGCACGCGCGCCAGGTGGCCATGTACCTGAGCCGCAAGCTGACGAAGAGCTCCTTCCCGGAGATCGCCTCGCGCTTCAACAAGGACCACTCCACCGTCATCTCCGCCGTGCGCAAGGTCGAAGGCCTGCGGGAGACGGACGCGGCCGTGCACCGCGACCTGTCGGAGCTGGAGACGAAGCTCGGCGGCATGTAG
- a CDS encoding CBS domain-containing protein: MATQRVSDVMTSDVEVVRPSDSLRIAAEKMRLLNVGPIPVCDGDQLVGIVTDRDIVIRAVAQGLDAERTQVAQAMTRGVEFVYDDDDLTQAAQKMRASQIRRILVLNRAKRLVGILSLGDVSAELSDQESGRTLEEVSAPSQPAQP; the protein is encoded by the coding sequence ATGGCAACGCAACGAGTGAGCGACGTGATGACATCCGACGTGGAGGTCGTCCGCCCGTCTGATTCCCTGAGGATCGCCGCGGAGAAGATGCGCCTGCTGAACGTGGGACCCATCCCCGTGTGTGACGGCGACCAGTTGGTGGGCATCGTCACGGACCGGGACATCGTCATCCGCGCGGTGGCGCAGGGACTGGACGCCGAGCGCACCCAGGTGGCCCAGGCGATGACCCGGGGAGTGGAGTTCGTCTACGACGACGACGACCTCACCCAGGCGGCCCAGAAGATGAGGGCCTCGCAGATCCGCCGCATCCTGGTGTTGAACCGGGCCAAGCGGCTGGTGGGCATCCTCTCGCTGGGAGATGTCTCGGCGGAGCTCAGCGACCAGGAGAGCGGCAGGACGCTCGAGGAGGTCTCCGCCCCGTCACAGCCTGCACAACCCTGA
- a CDS encoding M16 family metallopeptidase — translation MKALAAAALFVGLPALAQTPEAKPLEPGRENLAIPYEKYTLPNGMEVIFSVDRKLPVVAVNIWYHVGAYDEQPGRTGFAHLFEHMMFQGSKHVPDDVHIGLLEQAGATDLNGTTSFDRTNYYETVPSNLLETALWLESDRMGFLLDALTQKKLDTQKEVVKNERRQSVETAPYGEAQEKAWQALFPAPHPYSGNVIGSMKDLDAATVDDVKGFFRKWYAPSNATLAIVGDFDPAKAKALVEKYFGTLTSGPRPQRPDVKPVKVTRETVIRHDEKVATLPLLTMSWLTAPYLKPGDATADVLATALGTGRASRLYRRLVLDKQLAQSVDAVQQSQGAQSVFSIEAVARPGVTTDTLKKEIDAVLDEVRKDGVTQEEIVRARTRYDTRQLAGLQAVGGSGSKSDTLQSYNQFVGEPSYVAQDLARYQDVTPDAVKQFANDVLRPDARVVLHAVPSADKAAPSSTPGKEAR, via the coding sequence TTGAAGGCCCTCGCCGCAGCGGCCCTGTTCGTGGGGCTTCCGGCGCTCGCTCAGACCCCCGAGGCGAAGCCGCTGGAGCCCGGCCGCGAAAACCTGGCCATCCCGTATGAGAAGTACACGCTGCCCAACGGCATGGAGGTCATCTTCTCCGTGGACCGCAAGCTGCCCGTGGTGGCCGTCAACATCTGGTACCACGTGGGTGCCTACGACGAGCAACCGGGCCGCACCGGGTTCGCGCACCTCTTCGAGCACATGATGTTCCAGGGCTCCAAGCACGTGCCGGACGACGTGCACATCGGCCTGCTGGAGCAGGCGGGCGCCACGGACCTCAACGGCACCACCAGCTTCGACCGCACCAACTACTACGAGACCGTGCCCAGCAACCTGCTGGAGACGGCCCTGTGGTTGGAGAGCGACCGCATGGGCTTCCTGCTGGACGCGCTCACGCAGAAGAAGCTCGATACGCAGAAGGAGGTCGTGAAGAACGAGCGCCGCCAGAGCGTGGAGACGGCCCCCTACGGCGAGGCGCAGGAGAAGGCGTGGCAGGCGCTGTTCCCCGCGCCGCACCCGTACTCCGGCAACGTGATTGGATCCATGAAGGACCTGGACGCGGCCACGGTGGATGACGTGAAGGGGTTCTTCCGCAAGTGGTACGCGCCCTCCAACGCGACGCTCGCCATCGTGGGCGACTTCGACCCCGCGAAGGCCAAGGCGCTGGTGGAGAAGTACTTCGGCACGCTGACCTCTGGACCCAGGCCCCAGCGTCCGGACGTGAAGCCGGTGAAGGTCACGCGTGAGACGGTCATCCGCCACGACGAGAAGGTGGCCACGCTGCCCCTGCTCACCATGTCCTGGCTCACCGCCCCGTACCTGAAGCCCGGGGACGCGACGGCGGACGTGCTCGCCACCGCGCTGGGCACGGGCCGCGCGAGCCGCCTGTACCGCCGGCTGGTGCTGGACAAGCAGCTGGCGCAGAGCGTGGACGCCGTGCAGCAGAGCCAGGGCGCGCAGTCCGTCTTCTCCATCGAGGCGGTGGCCCGGCCCGGCGTCACCACGGACACGCTGAAGAAGGAGATCGACGCGGTGCTGGACGAGGTCCGCAAGGACGGCGTCACGCAGGAGGAGATCGTCCGCGCGCGCACCCGCTATGACACGCGCCAGCTGGCGGGTCTGCAGGCGGTGGGCGGCTCCGGCAGCAAGTCCGACACGCTCCAGAGCTACAACCAGTTCGTGGGCGAGCCCAGCTACGTCGCGCAGGACCTGGCGCGCTACCAGGACGTCACGCCCGATGCGGTGAAGCAGTTCGCCAACGACGTGCTGCGCCCGGACGCGCGCGTCGTGCTCCACGCGGTGCCGTCCGCCGACAAGGCCGCGCCGTCTTCCACCCCGGGCAAGGAGGCCCGCTAG
- a CDS encoding M16 family metallopeptidase has protein sequence MHRQILTALLTLSVAGCATTKPAETPPTETPPTAQQSQTPAPDAEAFRDQQPKPGKPPELVLPTFEQGKLDNGLTVIVSTRKELPLVFVGIAFAAGGSQEPAAKLGIADLSYRMLLEGAGKRDTVALDNAFADLGVSPALSVDPDGAFVGARVLTTNVDAAMSLLSDVVLRPTFDAKAFERRKKQQLGELVRRMGDPNFLAQQAYYQAVFGADHPYGHTSGGTPKTVESLTLADAKSFYTKNTGPRAAALIMTGDVTLPQAMEWGKKYFGGWKGGAVAPKPPPAPPAPPRQLVRVVPKPGLEQTVVLVGRPGLATGHPDEYPLELATTVFGGFFGSRLNMNIREDKGYSYGANAHLGTRLGVGPLTAYAAVRKDVTGPALNEFIKELAGIKSNPITEKELAAAREGLIRAFPGAFETVEGLGVSAANLYFHRRPMDEFKRTVEGLEKASAAEVQRVAESYLDPANMQVVLVGDPLVIQEQVTPLNLGKLTLEETPASK, from the coding sequence ATGCACCGCCAAATCCTCACTGCCCTCCTCACGCTGTCCGTCGCCGGCTGCGCCACCACGAAGCCCGCGGAGACGCCTCCCACCGAGACGCCCCCCACGGCGCAGCAATCCCAGACACCCGCTCCGGACGCGGAGGCGTTCCGCGACCAGCAGCCCAAGCCCGGCAAGCCGCCGGAGCTGGTGCTGCCCACCTTCGAGCAGGGGAAGCTGGACAACGGCCTCACCGTCATCGTCAGCACGCGCAAGGAATTGCCGCTGGTGTTCGTGGGCATCGCCTTCGCCGCGGGCGGGTCGCAGGAGCCCGCCGCGAAGCTGGGCATCGCGGACCTGTCCTACCGCATGCTGCTGGAGGGCGCGGGCAAGCGCGACACGGTGGCGCTGGACAACGCGTTCGCGGACCTGGGCGTGTCGCCCGCGCTGTCGGTGGACCCGGACGGCGCCTTCGTGGGCGCGCGCGTGCTCACGACCAACGTGGACGCGGCGATGAGCCTGCTGTCGGACGTCGTCCTGCGGCCCACCTTCGACGCGAAGGCCTTCGAGCGCCGCAAGAAGCAGCAGCTGGGCGAGCTGGTGCGCCGCATGGGCGACCCGAACTTCCTGGCGCAGCAGGCCTACTACCAGGCCGTGTTCGGCGCGGACCACCCGTACGGCCACACGTCCGGAGGCACGCCGAAGACGGTGGAGTCGCTCACGCTGGCGGACGCGAAGAGCTTCTACACGAAGAACACGGGCCCTCGCGCCGCCGCGCTCATCATGACCGGCGACGTGACGCTCCCGCAGGCGATGGAGTGGGGGAAGAAGTACTTCGGCGGGTGGAAGGGCGGGGCCGTGGCGCCCAAGCCGCCGCCCGCGCCGCCCGCGCCTCCGCGTCAGCTGGTGCGCGTGGTGCCCAAGCCGGGCCTGGAGCAGACGGTGGTGCTGGTGGGCCGTCCCGGCCTCGCCACGGGCCACCCGGACGAGTACCCGCTGGAGCTGGCCACCACGGTGTTCGGCGGCTTCTTCGGCAGCCGGCTCAACATGAACATCCGCGAGGACAAGGGCTACAGCTACGGAGCCAACGCGCACCTGGGCACGCGCCTGGGCGTGGGACCGCTCACCGCGTACGCGGCCGTGCGGAAGGACGTGACGGGTCCGGCCCTCAACGAGTTCATCAAGGAGCTGGCCGGCATCAAGTCCAACCCCATCACGGAGAAGGAGCTGGCCGCGGCGCGCGAAGGCCTCATCCGCGCGTTCCCGGGCGCCTTCGAGACGGTGGAGGGCCTGGGTGTCAGCGCCGCGAATCTCTACTTCCACCGCCGGCCGATGGATGAGTTCAAGCGCACCGTGGAGGGACTGGAGAAGGCCAGCGCCGCGGAGGTGCAGCGCGTGGCCGAGTCCTACCTGGACCCGGCCAACATGCAGGTGGTGCTCGTGGGCGACCCGCTGGTCATCCAGGAGCAGGTGACGCCGCTCAACCTGGGCAAGCTCACGCTGGAAGAGACGCCGGCGTCCAAGTAG
- the thrA gene encoding bifunctional aspartate kinase/homoserine dehydrogenase I, whose protein sequence is MRVMKFGGTSVGDAERMRGVVALVEEARKAERVMVVASAVSGITNLLVEAAKVAQEGESVQEACARFDDTHSAIAKVLSVDLKPAQTRPLAEGLVALGVELRGLLQGVGLLRECSPSVLAHLSGLGERASCLLLAAMLEARGLEPVSVDPRQALVCSGDPLQATPRVEEIRARFATLREGGPGLMLMPGFFGGDARGKTMSLGRGGSDYSAALAAAALDARLLEIWTDVDGIFSADPRLVPEAFALEEVSFEEAMELAYFGAKVLHPKTIAPARERGIPVRVCNSFRPEHPGTRVTATAPLSRHPVRGLSFLPDIALINIAGAGLKGVPGTAARVFEAMARASISVVLITQGSSESSISFCVGEAEATRAVLALEDAFEVEREAGKVDPIEHQPGLAVLSIVGDGMRHRVGVAGTFFSALADVDCSIAAIAQGSSERSISAVISREDGPRAMAHVHRKAFGTTEVVELLVAGVGTVGGELLRQIHQQAPKLRAHGLDLRVCAIANSRHSLVAPEGVALDGWKARLEASESGFTLDTFRAWAKARRPGRPIFVDCTSSEDVALGYPALMASGLHVVTANKKANAGRQEHWKALRETAVRHQRKFLYETNVGAGLPVIDTLKNMLRTGDTVHRVEGILSGSLSFILGLTEAGVPLSKAVGTAMEKGFTEPDPRDDLEGTDVARKVLILARELGRSLELEDVALASLLPEEFDAKGPLPEFLARLPQADELFQRRVDAHRKEGKVLRYVGSVGPEGVRVGLVPVPLEHPLAAVKGGENALSFLSERYSPTPLVIRGYGAGAAVTAAGVLADVLRLVEGPLP, encoded by the coding sequence ATGCGCGTGATGAAATTCGGTGGCACCAGTGTCGGAGATGCGGAACGGATGCGCGGCGTGGTGGCGCTGGTGGAGGAGGCGCGCAAGGCCGAGCGGGTGATGGTGGTGGCGTCCGCGGTGTCGGGCATCACGAATCTCTTGGTGGAGGCGGCGAAGGTGGCGCAGGAGGGCGAGTCCGTGCAGGAGGCCTGCGCCCGGTTCGACGACACGCATTCGGCCATCGCGAAGGTGCTGAGCGTGGACCTGAAGCCCGCGCAGACGCGGCCCCTGGCGGAGGGGCTGGTGGCGCTTGGCGTCGAGCTGCGAGGGCTGTTGCAGGGCGTGGGGTTGCTGCGGGAGTGCTCGCCGTCGGTGCTGGCGCACCTGTCGGGGCTGGGGGAGCGGGCGTCGTGTCTGCTGCTCGCGGCGATGCTGGAGGCGCGGGGCCTGGAGCCCGTGAGCGTGGACCCGAGGCAGGCGCTGGTGTGCTCAGGGGACCCGCTGCAGGCGACGCCCCGGGTGGAGGAGATTCGCGCGAGGTTCGCGACGCTGCGTGAGGGCGGGCCGGGGCTGATGTTGATGCCGGGCTTCTTTGGAGGGGATGCGCGCGGCAAGACGATGTCGCTGGGGCGGGGAGGGTCGGACTACTCGGCGGCGCTGGCGGCGGCGGCGCTGGATGCGCGGCTGTTGGAGATCTGGACGGACGTGGACGGCATCTTCAGCGCGGACCCGCGGCTGGTGCCGGAGGCGTTCGCGCTGGAGGAGGTGAGCTTTGAGGAGGCGATGGAGCTGGCCTACTTCGGAGCGAAGGTGCTGCATCCGAAGACGATTGCGCCCGCGAGGGAGCGGGGCATCCCGGTGCGGGTGTGCAACAGCTTCCGGCCGGAGCATCCGGGCACGAGGGTGACGGCCACGGCGCCACTGTCGCGGCACCCGGTGCGGGGGTTGTCGTTCCTGCCGGACATCGCGCTCATCAACATCGCGGGGGCGGGGTTGAAGGGCGTGCCGGGCACGGCCGCGCGCGTCTTCGAGGCGATGGCGAGGGCATCCATCTCCGTGGTGTTGATTACGCAGGGCTCCAGCGAGTCCTCCATCAGCTTCTGCGTGGGGGAGGCGGAGGCCACGCGGGCGGTGCTGGCACTGGAGGACGCGTTCGAGGTGGAGCGCGAGGCGGGGAAGGTGGACCCCATCGAGCACCAGCCGGGGCTCGCGGTGTTGAGCATCGTGGGAGACGGGATGCGACACCGGGTGGGCGTGGCGGGGACGTTCTTCAGCGCGCTGGCGGACGTGGATTGCAGCATCGCGGCCATCGCGCAGGGGTCGAGTGAGCGGAGCATCTCCGCGGTGATTTCGCGCGAAGACGGGCCGCGTGCCATGGCACACGTGCACCGCAAGGCCTTTGGCACCACGGAGGTGGTGGAGCTGCTGGTGGCGGGCGTGGGCACGGTGGGCGGGGAGCTGTTGCGGCAGATTCATCAACAGGCGCCGAAGCTGCGGGCGCATGGGTTGGATTTGAGGGTGTGTGCCATTGCCAATAGCAGACACAGCCTGGTGGCGCCGGAGGGCGTGGCGCTGGACGGGTGGAAGGCGCGGCTGGAGGCGAGCGAGTCTGGATTCACGCTGGACACGTTCCGGGCCTGGGCGAAGGCGCGGCGTCCGGGCCGGCCCATCTTCGTGGACTGCACGAGCAGCGAGGACGTGGCGCTGGGTTATCCCGCGTTGATGGCGTCCGGGCTGCATGTGGTGACGGCGAACAAGAAAGCCAATGCGGGGCGTCAGGAGCACTGGAAGGCGCTGCGGGAGACGGCGGTGCGGCACCAGCGCAAGTTCCTCTACGAGACGAACGTGGGGGCGGGGCTGCCGGTCATCGACACGTTGAAGAACATGCTGCGCACGGGAGACACGGTGCACCGGGTGGAGGGCATCCTGTCCGGTTCGCTGTCGTTCATCCTGGGGCTGACGGAAGCCGGTGTGCCGCTGTCGAAGGCGGTGGGTACGGCGATGGAGAAGGGCTTCACGGAGCCGGATCCGCGAGACGACCTGGAGGGCACGGACGTGGCGCGCAAGGTGCTCATCCTGGCGCGGGAGTTGGGGAGGTCGCTGGAGTTGGAGGACGTGGCGCTGGCGTCGCTGTTGCCGGAGGAGTTCGACGCGAAGGGACCGCTGCCGGAGTTCCTGGCGCGGTTGCCGCAGGCGGATGAGCTCTTCCAGCGGAGGGTGGACGCGCACCGGAAGGAAGGAAAGGTGCTGCGCTACGTGGGCAGCGTGGGGCCGGAGGGCGTGCGCGTGGGATTGGTGCCAGTGCCGCTGGAGCATCCGCTGGCGGCGGTGAAGGGCGGCGAGAACGCGCTGAGCTTCCTGTCGGAACGGTACAGCCCCACGCCGCTGGTGATTCGAGGGTATGGCGCGGGCGCGGCGGTAACGGCGGCGGGAGTGCTCGCGGATGTGTTGCGATTGGTGGAGGGGCCGTTGCCCTGA
- the sitA6 gene encoding SitA6 family polymorphic toxin lipoprotein, with the protein MRKSLTFLALTLWMAACASSTPLQQRWDEAEAECGDARSDACVTLVCGDTACGFFRCEDVPGEIVLARGLPPRPPPVAVAPAPGSGPRRNWGPGMDLPGGAEPVMVFPWYGNPKPVPPQRQLPAGKFEKHHIFPQARDLAEWFKSKGIDIHQYTIPIPVHVHRRIHSDGPKGGMWNEAWRDFKEENRGASPPEIFRHAGELIYRFQLLGGPVQQYN; encoded by the coding sequence ATGAGGAAAAGCCTGACGTTCCTGGCCCTGACGCTGTGGATGGCGGCGTGCGCGTCCAGCACGCCGCTTCAACAGCGGTGGGACGAAGCCGAAGCGGAGTGCGGTGACGCGCGCAGCGACGCCTGTGTGACCCTGGTGTGTGGGGACACGGCGTGCGGCTTCTTCCGGTGTGAGGACGTACCTGGGGAGATAGTGCTGGCGCGGGGTCTGCCGCCCCGGCCTCCACCCGTGGCCGTGGCTCCCGCGCCGGGAAGTGGGCCCCGGCGCAACTGGGGGCCCGGGATGGACCTGCCGGGCGGTGCGGAACCGGTGATGGTGTTCCCCTGGTACGGGAACCCCAAGCCCGTGCCTCCTCAGCGGCAGCTGCCAGCGGGGAAGTTCGAGAAGCACCACATCTTCCCGCAGGCGCGGGACCTTGCTGAGTGGTTCAAGAGCAAGGGGATCGACATCCACCAGTACACGATCCCCATTCCCGTGCACGTTCACCGGCGTATCCACAGCGATGGTCCCAAGGGAGGCATGTGGAACGAGGCCTGGCGTGACTTCAAAGAAGAGAATCGAGGCGCTTCACCACCGGAAATCTTCCGGCATGCCGGAGAGCTCATCTATCGCT